Proteins from one Chloroflexota bacterium genomic window:
- a CDS encoding AURKAIP1/COX24 domain-containing protein, producing the protein MGSVLKWRQKKMAKHKHKKMLKRTAWARRHK; encoded by the coding sequence ATGGGCTCTGTTCTTAAGTGGCGCCAGAAGAAAATGGCCAAACACAAGCACAAAAAGATGTTGAAGAGGACCGCTTGGGCGAGACGGCATAAATAG
- a CDS encoding MBL fold metallo-hydrolase yields MEIVPGIYQLKLPILLLGDQLAVNAYLIQGDHGWLLVDTGWNTRQAFAAMEKQLAEIGVGFDNITQIIITHFHPDHYGLAGRLVELSKAKVALHRVERDFIDSRYVNTDNLLDETASLLRLNGVPEAELPRLQKASMGVMQFVMPMSPEITLNGGEIIHQGSFDFEVIWTPGHSPGHVCLYDRSKKILLSGDHILPATFPNISLHPQSGPDPLSHYLRSLRTIETLDVDLVLPAHEYVFTGIRQRIKELLHHHEQRSTAIANVLKEGPKTAYDISLQIPWIVNGLTMSFGELLPLDKRLAVMSALAHLEPLCAEGKAERVHNNGTILYRTPGVQ; encoded by the coding sequence ATGGAGATAGTGCCAGGGATCTATCAGTTGAAACTGCCGATTCTCCTGCTTGGCGACCAGTTGGCAGTCAACGCCTACCTCATTCAGGGAGACCATGGCTGGCTTCTGGTGGACACCGGCTGGAATACCAGGCAAGCATTTGCTGCTATGGAAAAACAACTGGCTGAGATCGGGGTTGGTTTTGATAACATTACCCAGATCATCATCACCCATTTTCACCCTGACCACTACGGCCTGGCAGGACGGCTGGTAGAACTGTCAAAGGCAAAGGTGGCCCTCCACCGGGTGGAAAGGGATTTCATTGACTCCCGATATGTCAACACAGACAACCTACTCGACGAAACAGCCAGCCTGCTTCGTCTCAATGGAGTGCCAGAAGCAGAGCTGCCCCGCCTTCAGAAGGCATCAATGGGAGTAATGCAATTTGTCATGCCTATGTCTCCCGAGATAACGCTGAATGGTGGCGAAATAATTCATCAAGGCAGCTTCGACTTCGAAGTGATCTGGACACCAGGACATTCCCCGGGGCACGTCTGCCTCTACGACAGGTCAAAGAAGATATTGCTATCAGGAGACCATATACTACCTGCTACATTCCCTAATATCAGCTTACACCCGCAGTCAGGGCCTGACCCCCTCAGCCACTACCTCCGCTCACTGAGAACTATCGAAACATTGGATGTTGACCTTGTCCTCCCGGCACACGAGTATGTCTTCACCGGTATAAGGCAGAGAATTAAGGAATTGCTCCACCACCATGAACAAAGAAGTACCGCCATCGCCAATGTCTTGAAAGAAGGGCCCAAGACAGCCTATGATATTTCCCTTCAAATCCCCTGGATTGTCAATGGCCTCACCATGTCTTTTGGGGAACTGCTCCCTCTCGATAAACGCCTGGCGGTAATGTCAGCTCTGGCCCACCTGGAACCGTTGTGCGCCGAGGGAAAGGCAGAAAGAGTCCACAATAATGGCACCATCCTCTATAGAACCCCGGGGGTCCAGTGA
- the eno gene encoding phosphopyruvate hydratase, with protein MMKTNADTIESIRAREILDSRGNPTVEVEVTLHNGTLGRAAVPSGASTGSHEAVELRDGDKKRFHGLGVLQAVKHVNHDISGMVIGMSALDQAVIDQKMIELDGTPDKSRLGANAILGASLAIAQAAANSSGIPLYRHLGGAAACTLPVPMMNILNGGKHAQDSTDLQEFMVMPNGAKSFAHALRMGSEVYHSLRLVLREKGLNTNVGDEGGFAPSLKSNREAVELILKAIEKAGYRPGTDCLIALDPAASTFYDQGKYVLAKEGGSFSSQEMVDYYAEWASSYPIISIEDGMAEDDWEGWQLLTERLGKNVQLVGDDIYVTNAQRLARGIAERSSNSILIKPNQAGTLTETIRVIEKARQAGWTAVVSHRSGETEDTTIADLAVAMNTGMIKAGAPCRSERNCKYNRLLRIEEELGSKGHYAGEQAFHSLRKN; from the coding sequence ATGATGAAGACAAACGCAGACACTATTGAGAGCATCAGGGCGCGGGAGATCCTCGATTCCAGAGGCAATCCCACGGTCGAAGTTGAAGTAACGTTGCATAATGGCACCTTAGGACGGGCCGCTGTTCCCTCAGGAGCGAGCACCGGAAGCCACGAGGCAGTGGAGCTCCGTGACGGAGACAAGAAGAGGTTTCATGGCTTAGGAGTACTCCAGGCAGTGAAACACGTCAACCATGATATCAGTGGGATGGTGATAGGCATGTCTGCGCTGGATCAGGCTGTCATTGACCAAAAGATGATAGAGCTCGATGGCACTCCTGATAAGTCCAGACTGGGTGCCAACGCGATTTTAGGAGCATCATTAGCTATTGCCCAAGCTGCCGCAAACTCTTCGGGCATCCCTCTCTATCGTCACCTTGGTGGTGCGGCAGCTTGCACCCTGCCTGTGCCCATGATGAACATCCTCAATGGAGGCAAACACGCCCAGGACTCAACTGATCTCCAGGAATTCATGGTCATGCCCAACGGGGCAAAGAGCTTCGCCCATGCCCTTCGAATGGGCAGTGAAGTCTACCATTCCCTGCGATTGGTTCTAAGGGAAAAGGGATTAAACACCAATGTGGGTGATGAAGGAGGATTCGCGCCTTCCCTGAAGTCAAACAGGGAAGCAGTGGAGCTGATCCTGAAAGCCATTGAAAAGGCAGGTTATCGGCCCGGCACAGATTGCCTTATCGCTCTGGACCCCGCAGCAAGCACATTCTACGACCAGGGTAAATATGTCCTCGCTAAAGAGGGGGGCTCCTTCAGCAGCCAGGAGATGGTGGACTATTACGCTGAGTGGGCATCAAGTTATCCCATTATCAGCATTGAGGACGGCATGGCAGAGGATGACTGGGAAGGATGGCAACTGCTTACAGAGAGACTGGGGAAGAACGTGCAGCTTGTGGGCGATGACATCTATGTCACCAATGCTCAGCGTCTGGCCCGCGGCATCGCTGAACGATCCTCCAATTCAATCCTCATCAAACCCAACCAGGCAGGTACACTGACGGAAACGATCAGGGTTATTGAGAAAGCACGGCAAGCAGGCTGGACAGCCGTGGTCAGCCATCGCTCCGGTGAGACAGAGGACACCACTATCGCCGACCTTGCCGTAGCCATGAACACCGGCATGATCAAGGCTGGCGCGCCCTGCCGCTCAGAGCGGAATTGCAAGTACAACCGCCTGCTCAGAATCGAGGAGGAATTGGGCTCGAAGGGCCACTACGCTGGAGAGCAGGCATTTCATAGCCTGAGGAAAAATTAA
- a CDS encoding TIGR00725 family protein, with the protein MIFIAVVGGSECSVEQACLAEEVGQRLAKQGVALICGGLGGVMEAACKGARSAGGLTIGILPGDNRHAANAYVDVPIVTGMGYARNAIVVKSAQAIIAIDGSYGTLSEIAFALQGGIPVVGLDTWSLSLHGQMDDALIPAQNAEEAVKKAVDAVRSRNKKRK; encoded by the coding sequence ATCATATTCATCGCTGTTGTCGGTGGTAGTGAGTGTTCCGTTGAGCAGGCGTGTCTCGCAGAAGAAGTGGGACAGAGATTAGCCAAGCAGGGGGTTGCGCTGATATGCGGCGGATTGGGCGGGGTGATGGAGGCAGCCTGTAAGGGAGCCAGGTCGGCGGGAGGGTTAACCATAGGCATACTGCCAGGGGATAATCGCCATGCAGCTAATGCTTATGTAGATGTCCCCATAGTCACCGGCATGGGGTATGCGCGTAACGCCATTGTGGTCAAGTCAGCCCAGGCAATAATCGCCATAGACGGCAGCTATGGTACCTTATCTGAGATTGCTTTTGCCCTCCAGGGTGGCATTCCCGTGGTAGGATTAGATACTTGGTCACTGTCTCTGCACGGGCAGATGGATGATGCTCTGATTCCGGCCCAGAATGCCGAGGAGGCAGTGAAAAAAGCTGTTGATGCTGTCAGATCCAGGAATAAAAAACGGAAATGA
- a CDS encoding GtrA family protein yields the protein MMRGEDHPAEGKKPSLLARGLALVAKEWGLRRFVQFGLVGLSGTGVNMGTFWFFTRIAHLKDLVALIIAYTAATLSNFILNDIWTFRDRRVKSMEATLMRAFKFALVSGGAIALYYAIYTPLTRILGLYDLAALAIAIGVGMVWNFSINVLWTWRKRSPTGSLK from the coding sequence ATGATGAGAGGGGAAGACCATCCTGCTGAGGGAAAGAAGCCAAGTCTCTTGGCGCGTGGGCTTGCTCTGGTGGCTAAGGAATGGGGGCTGAGGAGGTTTGTCCAGTTCGGCCTTGTCGGTTTGAGTGGGACGGGCGTTAACATGGGTACGTTCTGGTTCTTCACCAGAATTGCCCATCTGAAGGACCTCGTGGCGTTGATAATTGCCTACACTGCTGCCACACTTTCTAACTTTATCCTGAATGATATCTGGACCTTTAGAGACAGAAGGGTAAAGAGCATGGAAGCCACCCTGATGCGTGCCTTTAAGTTTGCTTTGGTAAGCGGGGGTGCTATCGCCCTCTACTATGCAATCTACACTCCGCTTACCAGAATTTTGGGACTCTATGACCTGGCAGCCCTGGCCATTGCCATCGGGGTTGGCATGGTGTGGAACTTCAGCATCAACGTGTTGTGGACCTGGCGGAAAAGAAGCCCAACGGGATCACTCAAATGA
- the amrA gene encoding AmmeMemoRadiSam system protein A: protein MDPNSSEPTKRLHPLTRLAKETVESYVKGGYVTKPIALTPEMKDRAGVFVSIKKFGELRGCIGTFEPTQSNVAEEIMNNAVSSATRDPRFPPVTPAELPHLSYSVDVLSKPEPVESLDQLDPKRYGVIVESGRRRGLLLPDLEGVDTAEYQIDICRHKAGILPQEPVKLYRFQVERYSFE, encoded by the coding sequence ATGGACCCCAATAGCAGCGAACCAACAAAACGATTGCACCCACTGACCCGCCTGGCCAAGGAAACCGTGGAAAGTTATGTCAAGGGGGGTTATGTCACAAAACCAATAGCGCTGACGCCTGAGATGAAGGACCGGGCAGGCGTATTCGTTTCCATAAAAAAATTCGGGGAACTGCGAGGCTGCATCGGCACATTTGAGCCCACTCAATCAAATGTGGCTGAAGAGATTATGAACAATGCCGTCAGTTCAGCCACACGGGACCCCCGTTTCCCCCCGGTGACACCAGCCGAACTTCCCCATCTGAGCTACAGCGTAGATGTCCTCAGCAAGCCAGAGCCAGTGGAGAGCCTAGACCAGCTTGACCCGAAGAGATACGGGGTCATCGTGGAGAGTGGGAGGAGGAGAGGGCTGCTGCTTCCCGATCTTGAAGGCGTCGATACTGCAGAATACCAGATTGACATCTGCCGCCACAAAGCAGGGATACTTCCACAGGAGCCTGTAAAGCTCTACCGCTTCCAGGTCGAAAGATACTCATTTGAGTGA
- the amrS gene encoding AmmeMemoRadiSam system radical SAM enzyme, whose amino-acid sequence MKQNLREAMLCEQLPNSQVRCHVCQWECVINPDKFGLCKVRQNKEGKLYTMNYAMVSSAAVDPIEKKPLFHFFPGSQVFSLGGWGCNFHCQDCQNWQIACVEELPAGSQIISPEAAIEATKRNDCAGIAWTYNEPAIWFEYTLDSARLARQNKLYTVYVTNGFLTAEALDIIGPFLNAWRVDIKGFSDAFYRNLARVARWRGILEVARRAKEKWRMHVEVVTNLIPTMNDDEEQLKGIASWIVAELGELTPWHVTRFYPHHLMNHLSPTPTATLERALAIGHEAGLRFVYAGNIPGHPGENTVCYSCGKIAIKRWGYQVQLLGLSGSKCQSCGADLNIRSRIVERCA is encoded by the coding sequence ATGAAACAGAACCTGCGAGAGGCCATGCTTTGTGAACAACTCCCCAACTCGCAGGTGCGCTGCCATGTCTGTCAATGGGAATGCGTTATCAATCCCGACAAGTTCGGGTTATGTAAAGTACGTCAGAATAAAGAGGGAAAGCTTTACACCATGAACTATGCCATGGTGTCTTCAGCGGCTGTCGATCCCATCGAAAAGAAACCTCTCTTTCACTTCTTCCCCGGCAGTCAGGTTTTCTCGCTGGGTGGCTGGGGGTGTAACTTCCACTGTCAGGACTGCCAGAACTGGCAGATAGCCTGCGTAGAGGAACTTCCCGCTGGCTCTCAAATCATCTCTCCCGAAGCCGCTATAGAGGCGACCAAACGAAATGATTGTGCCGGCATCGCCTGGACCTATAATGAGCCGGCCATCTGGTTCGAGTACACCCTGGATTCAGCCAGGCTGGCCAGACAGAATAAACTCTACACGGTTTATGTGACCAACGGCTTTCTTACCGCAGAGGCACTGGACATCATCGGCCCTTTCCTCAATGCCTGGCGGGTGGATATAAAAGGCTTCTCCGACGCTTTTTACCGGAACCTGGCCAGGGTAGCTAGATGGCGAGGTATACTTGAGGTTGCCAGGCGCGCTAAGGAGAAGTGGCGCATGCATGTAGAGGTGGTGACCAACCTCATCCCCACTATGAACGATGATGAGGAGCAGCTAAAGGGGATAGCCTCCTGGATTGTGGCTGAGCTGGGCGAGTTGACTCCCTGGCATGTCACCCGTTTCTACCCGCACCACCTGATGAACCACCTGTCACCGACTCCTACAGCCACCCTGGAGCGAGCCCTGGCTATTGGGCACGAAGCCGGACTGCGCTTTGTCTATGCTGGCAATATCCCCGGCCACCCTGGCGAGAACACCGTCTGCTACTCCTGTGGTAAAATCGCCATAAAGCGGTGGGGCTACCAGGTCCAATTGCTGGGCCTTAGTGGTTCCAAGTGTCAGTCTTGTGGCGCCGATTTGAACATAAGATCAAGAATAGTTGAAAGGTGCGCCTAG
- the rsfS gene encoding ribosome silencing factor, translating to MPLEAVELAKKIVETAADKQASDVVLLDTRKACSFADYFVICSADNDRQIEAIHEAIDEALKKESINTYHYEGTASSGWVLLVVGNIIVHIFTPLSREYYQLESLWGEAPVIVKMI from the coding sequence GTGCCCTTGGAAGCTGTAGAGCTGGCTAAGAAGATTGTCGAAACAGCTGCAGATAAGCAGGCCTCGGACGTAGTGCTGCTGGACACAAGAAAGGCCTGCTCCTTTGCTGACTATTTCGTTATCTGCAGCGCGGATAATGACCGGCAGATAGAGGCTATCCATGAAGCCATTGATGAGGCATTAAAAAAGGAATCTATCAACACCTACCACTACGAGGGGACAGCTAGCTCTGGATGGGTATTGCTGGTCGTGGGAAACATTATTGTCCATATATTCACCCCATTATCGAGGGAATACTACCAACTGGAGAGTCTGTGGGGCGAGGCCCCTGTCATAGTCAAGATGATCTGA
- a CDS encoding HD-GYP domain-containing protein encodes MPEAGRDSVRECLDGLVTALDYHPKSAVGMLSHLNQTLSDQGVSPFEAEAYSRSGEQLKLRIQLSPWRKMGKVVGAVAVIKDLTGHRPTEEASHDSSERFRNLLETTSDLVWELNEKSVYTYVNPRVRDILGYEPEEVLGKTLFDLMPLQEASRLIKVLSSAVASQKPFKFVQMAKSRKDGRTVLLESSGVPFFDGNGVLRGYRGIHRDITERRQAEEQVQQTFRQLESTVESVIQAISLTVEMRDRYTAGHQERVKQLACAIAREMHLPSEKIQVIRVAGLLHDLGKIFIPSDILTKPGRLTDVEFALIKSHPQSAYDILKGIEFPWPIAKVVFQHHERLDGSGYPSALQGENIELEARIIAVADVVEAMTFHRAYRPALGLDAALKEINKCKAVLYDPTAAEACLDVFLDHGFKWG; translated from the coding sequence ATGCCAGAAGCAGGAAGAGACTCGGTCAGAGAATGTCTGGATGGTCTCGTCACAGCCCTTGACTACCACCCAAAGAGTGCCGTGGGTATGTTATCTCACCTCAATCAGACTCTATCGGACCAGGGAGTGTCTCCCTTTGAGGCAGAAGCATACTCCAGGTCGGGTGAGCAATTGAAGCTCCGGATCCAGCTTTCTCCGTGGCGGAAAATGGGAAAGGTGGTCGGAGCAGTCGCTGTGATCAAAGACCTCACCGGGCACAGGCCCACCGAGGAGGCTTCACATGACAGCAGCGAGCGGTTCCGCAATCTGCTCGAGACGACTAGTGACCTGGTGTGGGAATTGAATGAGAAGTCTGTTTACACTTACGTCAACCCCAGAGTGAGGGACATACTGGGCTACGAACCTGAAGAAGTGCTGGGGAAAACCCTCTTCGACCTCATGCCTCTACAGGAAGCAAGCCGCCTGATTAAGGTTCTTTCATCTGCTGTCGCTTCGCAAAAACCCTTCAAATTCGTCCAGATGGCGAAATCCCGTAAGGACGGCCGCACAGTTCTCCTGGAAAGTAGCGGCGTACCATTTTTTGATGGGAACGGAGTACTCCGTGGCTATCGGGGTATCCACAGGGATATCACGGAACGCAGGCAGGCAGAAGAACAAGTTCAGCAAACCTTCAGACAGCTGGAATCGACCGTAGAGAGTGTAATCCAGGCCATATCATTGACAGTGGAAATGAGGGATCGCTATACAGCCGGTCACCAGGAGCGGGTGAAGCAGCTTGCCTGTGCCATAGCCCGGGAGATGCACCTTCCATCAGAGAAGATCCAGGTCATCCGCGTAGCGGGACTCCTCCACGACCTGGGTAAGATATTCATTCCCAGTGACATTCTCACCAAGCCCGGCCGGTTGACCGATGTGGAATTCGCCCTGATCAAATCCCATCCACAGTCAGCCTATGACATCTTGAAAGGCATAGAATTCCCCTGGCCGATTGCCAAGGTCGTTTTCCAGCATCATGAAAGACTCGATGGATCAGGCTATCCTTCGGCTCTTCAGGGTGAAAATATCGAACTGGAGGCACGGATCATTGCTGTGGCCGACGTTGTGGAAGCCATGACCTTCCACCGGGCCTACCGGCCAGCTCTCGGTCTGGACGCAGCCTTGAAGGAAATAAACAAGTGTAAGGCTGTGCTTTACGACCCGACTGCGGCGGAGGCTTGTCTGGACGTCTTCCTCGACCACGGGTTCAAGTGGGGTTGA
- a CDS encoding PadR family transcriptional regulator: MENRRELLKGNTETILLSLLKDQPMYGYQIIKELERRSQGYFKFREGTLYPALHRLETSGLVIGRWERLPSGKERRYYHPTERGLEFLEAKIAEWLGFSSAVNLVMQPTAN, translated from the coding sequence ATGGAAAATCGACGAGAGCTTCTAAAAGGAAACACTGAAACCATACTTCTTTCTTTGTTGAAGGACCAGCCGATGTACGGGTACCAGATCATCAAAGAATTGGAGAGAAGGAGCCAGGGTTACTTCAAGTTCAGAGAGGGTACACTATATCCGGCGTTGCATCGATTGGAGACATCTGGTCTGGTTATAGGCAGGTGGGAGCGGCTTCCCTCCGGCAAGGAGCGGAGGTATTATCACCCGACCGAGAGGGGGCTGGAATTCCTGGAGGCAAAGATAGCTGAGTGGCTAGGTTTTTCCTCAGCAGTGAATCTGGTTATGCAACCAACAGCCAACTAA
- a CDS encoding permease prefix domain 1-containing protein yields MELVEPKRCLNRARAYLKLDPSSEKEILSELYTHFEDRVEELKESGFSEEEAIRIAARDFGSLKAVAGELNEVHSSSNWPQALMSALPHVLFSLLFVFHQWSNLGWLLVILLSVVGVVAYGWRHGRPTWFFTWLGYTLMPLLAVGLVILERALSRDNLAGSWWLWLAVVVYFFVVGLLCVLIVLRTLKRDWLLGSLTILPLLAVVGWFLTAQWKQELFQSDGGSLSGLEPWIALSFFTLAGLVILFARLKKRWLKAGVLLAAGFVILTMMASSSGGSIGFPSFVVLLLVALLVLLGPALLDRKIAHQETEQGEDFLERHSSK; encoded by the coding sequence ATGGAGTTAGTAGAACCTAAAAGGTGCCTCAATAGGGCTAGAGCATACCTCAAGCTTGATCCCTCTTCAGAAAAGGAAATCCTCTCCGAGTTGTACACCCATTTTGAAGACCGGGTGGAGGAACTAAAGGAGTCAGGATTTTCGGAGGAAGAGGCAATCCGGATAGCGGCCCGGGACTTTGGATCGTTGAAAGCTGTAGCGGGTGAATTAAATGAGGTGCATAGCAGCAGTAATTGGCCACAAGCACTAATGTCTGCTCTGCCCCATGTCCTGTTTTCGCTACTGTTTGTTTTTCATCAGTGGTCAAACCTTGGCTGGCTGTTGGTTATCCTTTTGTCTGTAGTTGGTGTAGTGGCCTATGGGTGGCGACATGGTAGACCTACCTGGTTTTTTACCTGGCTGGGTTATACCTTGATGCCTCTGCTGGCAGTAGGTTTGGTTATTCTAGAGCGGGCATTAAGCCGTGATAACCTTGCCGGATCATGGTGGCTATGGTTGGCTGTGGTAGTCTATTTCTTTGTGGTTGGCCTGCTGTGTGTTCTTATAGTACTACGAACGTTGAAACGCGATTGGCTGCTTGGCTCATTGACGATCCTGCCGTTGTTGGCTGTAGTTGGCTGGTTCTTAACAGCGCAATGGAAACAGGAGCTATTTCAGAGTGATGGCGGATCGCTTTCTGGCTTGGAGCCGTGGATAGCCTTGAGTTTCTTCACGCTGGCTGGCCTTGTGATCCTCTTCGCACGTCTAAAGAAAAGGTGGCTTAAGGCCGGGGTTTTGCTGGCTGCTGGCTTTGTCATTCTGACCATGATGGCTTCCTCCAGCGGTGGAAGTATTGGCTTCCCCAGTTTTGTTGTCCTGTTGTTAGTAGCCCTCCTCGTTCTTCTTGGGCCGGCGCTGCTGGACCGCAAGATAGCGCACCAGGAGACTGAGCAGGGTGAGGATTTCCTGGAAAGACATTCTTCTAAATAG
- a CDS encoding glycerol-3-phosphate acyltransferase, whose translation MWTALWIIGAYLYGAIPVVYLIGRVRGVDLSKEEDMHISLWRKVGRSEGFIGLAWDVAKGGIAVVVVDRVFDLGPGVVAGVGLAVIVGEMWSVFLNFRGEKSNTTGLGMAAALAYQAIPFLLVPILIGVIVRTLPRFLDRRRTLDERLKFGGPPSFSLPLGMLTGFALFPVGCWAMGLPWETMAAGIALFALIATKRLTAGLTDDLKTGGNKLSILLNRLLLDRSFL comes from the coding sequence ATGTGGACAGCGCTATGGATTATCGGTGCTTACCTGTATGGAGCCATACCTGTGGTTTATCTCATAGGAAGGGTGCGGGGTGTTGATCTATCAAAAGAAGAAGATATGCATATCAGCCTGTGGCGAAAGGTGGGGCGCTCTGAGGGGTTCATAGGTCTTGCCTGGGATGTTGCCAAAGGTGGTATTGCTGTAGTTGTGGTTGATAGGGTTTTTGATCTGGGGCCGGGTGTGGTGGCGGGGGTGGGGCTGGCAGTGATAGTGGGAGAGATGTGGTCTGTATTCCTCAATTTCAGGGGAGAGAAGTCGAACACTACCGGCCTGGGCATGGCGGCGGCATTGGCCTATCAGGCGATACCTTTCCTGCTGGTTCCAATATTAATCGGTGTCATAGTAAGAACTTTGCCCAGATTTCTAGATCGGAGGCGGACACTGGACGAGCGTCTCAAGTTCGGTGGTCCCCCCAGCTTCAGCCTTCCTCTGGGTATGCTCACTGGTTTTGCCTTGTTTCCGGTGGGGTGCTGGGCCATGGGGTTGCCATGGGAAACGATGGCCGCTGGCATTGCACTGTTTGCCCTGATAGCAACCAAGAGGTTAACGGCTGGCCTTACAGATGACTTGAAGACAGGCGGAAACAAGTTGAGCATCCTGCTTAATCGGCTACTGTTGGACCGCAGCTTTCTATAG
- a CDS encoding ATP-binding protein — translation MADDVRRLRESLGELPEPVVRPAMVVVSGLPGTGKSYFCRRLSERVPLAILESDSLRKVMFPSPCYSKEESLHLFQAVYKLLEELLRRGITLALDATNLEEHHRERLYHIVEQTGAKLIMVRVEAPPEVVYQRLEGRLRRADPSDHSEADWEVYNRMRFSVERIGRNHFTVDTSKDITPIIDKIVHLIDQ, via the coding sequence GTGGCTGATGATGTTCGACGGCTGAGGGAGAGCCTGGGAGAATTGCCGGAGCCTGTGGTCAGGCCTGCCATGGTTGTGGTTAGCGGACTGCCTGGAACAGGTAAGTCCTATTTCTGTCGTCGGCTGTCTGAGAGAGTCCCTCTGGCGATCCTGGAAAGTGATAGCCTGCGCAAGGTAATGTTTCCATCTCCCTGCTACAGTAAGGAGGAGAGCCTGCATCTGTTCCAGGCTGTGTACAAGCTTCTGGAGGAATTGCTGAGGAGGGGGATAACATTGGCTCTGGATGCTACCAATCTGGAAGAGCATCACCGTGAGCGTCTCTACCATATTGTTGAGCAGACCGGAGCGAAGCTGATCATGGTACGAGTCGAGGCCCCTCCAGAGGTGGTATATCAACGCCTGGAGGGCCGTTTAAGAAGGGCAGATCCGTCAGACCATTCAGAGGCTGATTGGGAAGTTTATAATAGAATGAGGTTCTCTGTTGAGAGGATAGGCCGCAATCATTTTACAGTGGATACCTCAAAGGATATCACTCCAATAATAGATAAGATCGTGCACCTGATAGATCAATAG
- a CDS encoding MBL fold metallo-hydrolase gives MKIKWLGHAAFLVSLDTGVKIVCDPYSLGGGIDYGQIQESADVVTVSHKHHDHDNVADVKGKPDVLDTPGSRKARGIDFKGIASYHDAVKGKQRGDNTIFCFTVDGVKICHLGDLGHELDSSQAAEIGNTDILLVPVGGFYTIDAKEATKVCEKLKPRLVIPMHYKTDKCSYPVAGVDDFLKGRKNVRRLGVSEMEIKKEQLPAITETLVLEHAL, from the coding sequence ATGAAGATCAAGTGGCTGGGACATGCCGCATTCCTGGTAAGCTTGGATACGGGTGTTAAGATAGTCTGTGATCCCTATTCCTTAGGAGGAGGTATTGATTACGGTCAGATACAGGAATCGGCTGATGTAGTGACGGTGAGCCACAAGCATCACGACCATGATAATGTGGCGGATGTGAAAGGGAAACCAGATGTGCTTGATACTCCTGGAAGCAGGAAGGCAAGAGGGATAGACTTCAAAGGGATTGCCAGCTATCACGATGCAGTGAAAGGAAAACAGCGAGGAGACAACACAATCTTCTGTTTTACTGTGGATGGGGTAAAGATATGTCACCTGGGCGATCTGGGGCACGAGCTCGATAGCAGCCAGGCGGCAGAGATTGGGAATACGGATATCTTGCTTGTGCCTGTAGGAGGATTCTATACTATCGATGCTAAGGAAGCGACGAAGGTCTGCGAAAAGCTGAAACCCAGACTGGTCATTCCTATGCATTACAAGACTGACAAGTGTAGCTATCCCGTAGCCGGGGTGGATGATTTTCTGAAGGGCAGGAAGAATGTACGCCGGTTGGGTGTCAGTGAGATGGAGATCAAGAAGGAGCAACTGCCTGCCATTACGGAGACCCTGGTACTGGAACATGCACTCTGA